Proteins from a single region of Chryseobacterium sp. T16E-39:
- the tpx gene encoding thiol peroxidase — protein MSNITLKGNEVHTLGNLPAVGNTIKDFALVDSGLGIKTLSDFEGKKKVFNIFPSIDTGTCAASARKFNEEASNLDNTVVINVSKDLPFALGRFCAAEGLNNVETLSDFRSSFGDDYEVTITDSPLKGLLSRAVIVADENNKVIYTEQVSEIVDEPNYNAALEALK, from the coding sequence ATGTCAAATATAACATTAAAAGGAAACGAAGTTCATACATTAGGTAATTTACCGGCAGTTGGAAATACCATCAAAGATTTTGCTTTAGTGGATTCAGGGTTGGGTATTAAAACATTGTCAGATTTTGAAGGAAAGAAAAAAGTATTTAATATTTTTCCTAGTATTGATACGGGTACCTGTGCTGCCTCAGCAAGAAAATTCAATGAAGAGGCATCCAATTTAGACAATACGGTTGTGATCAATGTTTCTAAAGATCTACCATTTGCATTAGGAAGGTTTTGTGCTGCAGAAGGTTTAAATAATGTAGAGACACTTTCTGACTTCAGAAGCAGTTTTGGAGATGATTATGAAGTAACCATTACAGATTCTCCTTTGAAAGGTCTTTTAAGTCGCGCGGTAATCGTTGCGGATGAAAATAATAAAGTAATATACACGGAACAGGTTTCTGAAATTGTTGATGAACCAAATTATAATGCTGCTCTGGAGGCATTAAAATAA
- a CDS encoding DUF763 domain-containing protein: MKRSGTADLPLHYGKVPPWLYERMSILGLSMIEVILMDYGKDEVLRRLADPFWFQSFGAVMGMDWHSSGITTSVMGALKRSINPNSQSLGIYICGGKGKFSRNTPSELIEIADKTGLDGSELVKASKLSAKVDNTAIHDGYQLYLHNFILADNGSWSVVQQGMHESDGTARRYHWHSGNIKSFIEEPHTGINGVHRGKILNLTDAHASENRKGILEISHTDSAEIMNDFSRLILPDHHDVRASDVDLKRLGALLYVTREQQPQNFEDLLMLEGVGPRTMQSLALVSEVIHGAPSRFSDPARFSFAHGGKDGHPFPVPTKVYDESISILRKGIEKSKLGNSDKLKTLNKLHQIVTTTEKDFTPDFDIQQVIEEERNNSWKYGGKTVFGDAKKPTKPNDIQLSLF; this comes from the coding sequence ATGAAACGTTCAGGAACAGCAGATCTACCTTTACACTATGGCAAAGTACCGCCATGGTTATACGAACGGATGTCTATACTTGGACTTTCAATGATTGAAGTTATACTGATGGATTATGGTAAAGATGAGGTACTTCGCCGGTTAGCAGACCCGTTTTGGTTTCAAAGTTTTGGAGCTGTTATGGGAATGGATTGGCATTCATCAGGGATTACAACTTCCGTTATGGGGGCTTTAAAACGTTCTATTAATCCCAATTCTCAATCTCTTGGAATTTATATTTGTGGCGGGAAAGGTAAATTTTCGAGGAATACACCTTCAGAACTAATCGAAATTGCTGATAAAACGGGCTTGGACGGTAGCGAGCTGGTAAAGGCAAGTAAACTCTCCGCTAAAGTGGATAATACAGCTATCCATGATGGTTATCAATTGTATCTGCATAATTTTATTCTGGCTGATAATGGAAGCTGGAGTGTTGTTCAGCAGGGAATGCATGAATCAGACGGAACTGCCAGGCGTTATCATTGGCATTCCGGAAATATAAAATCTTTTATTGAAGAACCGCACACGGGGATTAATGGCGTTCACAGAGGAAAGATTCTTAATCTTACCGATGCACATGCTTCAGAAAATAGAAAAGGTATTCTGGAAATTTCACATACGGACTCCGCTGAAATAATGAATGACTTTTCGAGATTGATCCTTCCTGATCATCATGATGTCCGGGCTTCTGATGTAGATCTGAAAAGATTAGGGGCTCTCTTATATGTTACCCGCGAACAGCAGCCACAAAATTTTGAAGATCTGCTGATGTTAGAGGGAGTAGGGCCAAGGACTATGCAGTCTCTGGCTTTGGTAAGCGAAGTGATTCACGGAGCGCCATCCAGATTTTCGGATCCAGCAAGATTTTCTTTTGCTCATGGAGGTAAGGATGGCCATCCTTTTCCGGTTCCAACTAAAGTATATGATGAAAGTATCAGTATTCTTAGAAAAGGGATCGAAAAATCCAAATTAGGAAATTCTGATAAACTTAAAACGTTAAATAAGTTACATCAGATCGTAACCACTACTGAAAAAGATTTTACACCGGATTTTGATATTCAACAGGTTATTGAAGAGGAAAGAAATAATTCATGGAAGTATGGGGGTAAAACGGTTTTTGGAGACGCTAAAAAACCGACAAAACCTAACGATATTCAACTTTCGCTGTTCTAG
- a CDS encoding Crp/Fnr family transcriptional regulator, whose translation MGSKSLEISYDFPFFMHEELDEIFQAHEKVSFQKGDFILEEGKMANEYYILDKGLARSFVNDFNGNEVTTHFFTENEIIIEVLSLFQRISSQENIICITDCECWKLDYDTFQDLFHKIPNLREWGRSWMSQQLFAYKQRSVEMFTLSATRRYLNLLEEKCQVIQYAPLKQIASYLGVTDTSLSRIRKELVSHSKKN comes from the coding sequence ATGGGCAGTAAATCTTTAGAAATTTCATATGATTTCCCGTTTTTTATGCATGAAGAACTGGATGAGATCTTTCAGGCGCATGAAAAAGTAAGTTTTCAAAAAGGAGATTTTATTCTTGAAGAAGGAAAAATGGCCAATGAATATTATATTTTAGATAAAGGCCTTGCAAGATCATTTGTTAATGATTTTAATGGTAATGAAGTAACCACTCATTTTTTCACAGAAAATGAAATAATTATAGAAGTACTTTCTCTTTTTCAAAGAATTTCCTCTCAGGAAAATATCATTTGTATTACAGATTGTGAATGTTGGAAATTAGATTATGATACTTTTCAGGATCTGTTTCATAAAATTCCCAATCTGAGGGAATGGGGAAGATCATGGATGTCTCAGCAGCTTTTTGCTTATAAACAGCGTTCTGTAGAGATGTTTACCCTATCCGCGACTAGAAGATACCTTAATCTTCTTGAAGAAAAATGCCAGGTTATACAATATGCCCCCCTAAAACAGATTGCTTCCTATCTGGGAGTAACAGACACTTCCTTAAGCAGAATTCGTAAAGAATTGGTTTCCCATTCAAAGAAAAATTAA
- a CDS encoding SDR family oxidoreductase, producing the protein MNKFNNKLAIVTGGNSGIGYATAKELISEGAQVIITGRRKEAIEKAAAELGAIPFTADQGKLEDIDLLKKEIEDQYGKVDILFINAGITGTLTSIENMNADNFDSVMDINFRGAYFTLSKLIPLLNDGASVVFLSSNVATTYKPNSSVYQASKAALNSIAKTAAAELAPRKIRVNMVSPGPTKTEIMTKAGLDEDTLKGINEWLIDAIPLKKMGTAEDVAKLVVYLSDSNVASFMTGTEIIVDGGMIL; encoded by the coding sequence ATGAATAAATTTAACAACAAACTGGCGATCGTAACCGGTGGAAATAGCGGGATCGGATATGCCACAGCAAAGGAATTAATTTCGGAAGGAGCACAGGTAATTATTACAGGAAGAAGAAAAGAAGCCATAGAAAAAGCAGCAGCAGAACTGGGTGCAATACCTTTTACAGCTGATCAGGGGAAACTGGAGGATATTGATTTATTGAAAAAAGAAATTGAAGATCAGTACGGAAAAGTTGATATTTTATTTATCAATGCCGGAATTACCGGAACACTTACTTCTATTGAAAATATGAATGCTGACAATTTTGACAGTGTTATGGATATTAATTTCAGAGGAGCCTACTTCACACTTAGTAAGTTGATCCCATTATTGAATGATGGGGCATCAGTGGTATTTTTATCATCTAATGTTGCAACTACCTACAAACCTAACAGCTCAGTTTACCAAGCAAGTAAAGCCGCTTTAAATTCCATTGCTAAAACCGCTGCTGCAGAGTTAGCTCCAAGAAAAATCAGGGTAAATATGGTAAGTCCGGGACCAACCAAAACAGAAATTATGACCAAGGCAGGTCTCGATGAAGATACATTAAAAGGTATTAATGAATGGTTAATTGATGCCATCCCTTTAAAGAAAATGGGAACCGCAGAGGATGTTGCTAAATTAGTCGTTTATCTATCTGATAGCAATGTTGCCAGCTTTATGACAGGTACTGAAATTATTGTTGATGGCGGGATGATCCTGTAG
- a CDS encoding Crp/Fnr family transcriptional regulator, translating into MMSNNYNKYGEQFQVDQEHFDEFYSLLKDTQLLKSDFFLKQGDKCKYLGFIKSGTIRCFYINDQGREINFGFYFENEFFTDYESILCDTVSNMNIQAIGNCEILLLSKEDLQGLYEKDAYWQKFGRVMTEKIYLDAKKRIDDLICYSPENRYLNLIKREPFLVQKIAQKHIASYLGVTEQSLSRIRSRIIN; encoded by the coding sequence ATGATGTCCAATAATTATAATAAGTATGGTGAGCAGTTCCAGGTAGATCAGGAACATTTTGACGAATTTTATTCTCTACTTAAGGATACCCAACTTCTAAAATCTGATTTTTTTCTTAAACAGGGCGATAAATGCAAGTACCTTGGTTTTATTAAAAGTGGAACGATAAGATGCTTTTACATCAATGATCAGGGACGTGAGATCAACTTTGGTTTTTACTTTGAAAATGAATTTTTCACAGACTATGAAAGTATTCTGTGTGATACCGTATCGAACATGAATATCCAGGCGATAGGAAACTGTGAAATTTTGCTTTTGAGTAAGGAGGATTTACAGGGATTATATGAAAAAGATGCATACTGGCAAAAGTTTGGACGGGTGATGACTGAAAAGATCTATCTCGATGCCAAAAAAAGAATTGACGATCTGATATGCTATTCACCGGAAAACAGATACCTGAACCTTATTAAGAGAGAACCTTTTTTAGTACAGAAAATAGCACAGAAACATATTGCAAGTTATCTTGGGGTTACTGAACAATCTTTGAGCCGGATAAGAAGCAGAATTATTAATTAA
- a CDS encoding NADP-dependent isocitrate dehydrogenase: MSEKSKIYYTLTDEAPMLATHSFLPIVKAFTKSANIEIAVPDISLAGRILANFPEFLKEDQRIGDALTELGQLATTPDANIIKLPNISASAPQLDEAIAELQSKGFAVPNYPAEPKNDEEKAIKAKYAKVLGSAVNPVLREGNSDRRAPKAVKNYAKANPHRMGDWASDSKTDVAHMNNGDFYGTETSTTLENATKYKIVFKGNDGSEKLLKDFAGLEAGEVIDSSVMNLNALKSFVQEAIEEAKKRNILLSAHLKATMMKISDPIIFGAIVETFFKDVFTKYADTFKSLDINPNNGLADLFEKIKGNAQEAEIKAAIETALANGPRVAMVNSDKGITNFHVPSDIIVDASMAALVRGGGKMWNKEGKEEDTVAIIPDRSYAGFYQAVIDDMRAHGKLDPTTMGSVPNVGLMAQKAEEYGSHDKTFQATADGTIEVQDEAGNILLSQKVEKSDIFRMCQTKDAPIQDWVKLAVNRSRLSDTPAIFWLDKGRAHDREIIKKVEKYLKDHNTTGLDIRILDVKDAMTETLKRAREGKDTISVSGNVLRDYLTDLFPILELGTSAKMLSIVPLMNGGGLFETGAGGSAPKHVEQFLEEGYLRWDSLGEFLALQASLEHLAQTQGNTKSQVLADALDEANAKFLATDKSPARKVGQIDNRGSHFYLAMYWAEALANQTADAEIAQKFKPVAASMQENEEVINHELIAAQGKPQNIDGYYKTDTYKTYAAMRPSTVLNEIIDGI; the protein is encoded by the coding sequence ATGTCAGAAAAATCAAAAATCTATTACACATTGACGGATGAGGCTCCAATGTTGGCTACACATTCATTTTTACCTATCGTAAAGGCATTTACAAAATCAGCAAATATTGAAATTGCTGTTCCGGATATTTCTTTAGCAGGAAGAATTCTCGCTAACTTCCCGGAATTCTTAAAAGAAGATCAAAGAATTGGTGATGCATTGACCGAATTAGGTCAATTAGCAACTACACCAGATGCTAATATTATCAAATTACCTAATATCTCTGCTTCAGCACCTCAGCTTGATGAAGCTATTGCAGAATTACAGTCAAAAGGTTTTGCGGTTCCAAACTATCCTGCTGAACCGAAAAATGACGAAGAAAAAGCAATTAAAGCTAAATATGCTAAAGTTTTAGGAAGTGCTGTAAATCCTGTGTTAAGAGAAGGAAATTCTGACAGACGTGCTCCAAAAGCTGTTAAAAATTATGCAAAAGCTAACCCACACAGAATGGGTGACTGGGCATCAGACAGCAAAACTGATGTAGCACACATGAACAACGGAGATTTCTACGGTACTGAAACTTCTACAACTCTTGAAAATGCAACAAAATATAAAATCGTTTTCAAAGGAAATGATGGTTCTGAAAAATTATTGAAGGATTTCGCAGGTCTTGAGGCTGGAGAAGTTATAGATTCTTCTGTAATGAACCTGAACGCTTTGAAATCTTTTGTACAGGAAGCTATTGAAGAGGCTAAAAAAAGAAATATTCTTCTTTCTGCTCACCTTAAAGCGACGATGATGAAGATTTCTGACCCTATTATTTTCGGAGCAATCGTAGAAACATTCTTTAAAGATGTATTTACTAAATATGCAGATACTTTCAAATCTTTAGATATCAATCCAAATAATGGTCTTGCTGACCTTTTTGAAAAAATCAAAGGAAACGCTCAGGAAGCTGAAATTAAAGCAGCTATTGAAACTGCTTTAGCTAACGGACCAAGAGTAGCGATGGTAAATTCCGACAAAGGAATCACCAATTTCCATGTTCCTTCTGATATCATCGTTGATGCATCAATGGCTGCATTAGTAAGAGGGGGAGGAAAAATGTGGAATAAAGAAGGTAAAGAAGAAGATACAGTAGCAATCATTCCAGACCGTTCTTATGCTGGTTTTTATCAGGCTGTAATCGATGATATGAGAGCTCACGGTAAACTGGATCCAACAACAATGGGTTCTGTTCCTAACGTTGGTTTAATGGCTCAGAAAGCTGAAGAATATGGTTCTCACGATAAAACTTTCCAGGCTACAGCTGATGGAACAATTGAAGTTCAGGATGAAGCTGGAAACATTCTTCTATCTCAGAAAGTAGAAAAAAGTGATATCTTCAGAATGTGTCAGACTAAAGATGCTCCTATTCAGGACTGGGTAAAACTGGCTGTAAACAGATCAAGACTTTCTGATACTCCAGCTATTTTCTGGTTGGATAAAGGGAGAGCTCATGATAGAGAAATCATTAAAAAAGTAGAAAAATATTTAAAAGATCACAATACTACAGGATTAGATATCAGAATCCTTGATGTAAAAGATGCAATGACTGAAACTCTTAAAAGAGCAAGAGAAGGTAAAGATACCATTTCTGTTTCAGGAAATGTATTGAGAGATTACTTAACAGATCTTTTCCCAATCCTTGAACTAGGTACTTCTGCAAAAATGCTTTCTATTGTTCCACTAATGAATGGAGGAGGTTTGTTTGAAACAGGTGCCGGAGGTTCTGCTCCTAAGCACGTTGAACAATTCCTTGAAGAAGGATACCTAAGATGGGATTCTTTAGGAGAATTCTTAGCACTACAGGCTTCTTTGGAACATTTAGCTCAAACTCAAGGAAATACTAAATCTCAGGTTTTAGCGGATGCATTAGATGAAGCAAATGCTAAATTCTTAGCTACCGATAAATCACCTGCAAGAAAAGTAGGACAGATCGATAACAGAGGTTCTCACTTCTACTTAGCAATGTATTGGGCTGAAGCTTTAGCAAACCAGACTGCTGATGCAGAGATCGCTCAGAAATTCAAGCCGGTGGCTGCCAGTATGCAAGAGAATGAAGAAGTAATCAATCATGAATTAATTGCTGCTCAAGGTAAGCCTCAGAATATTGACGGTTATTACAAAACAGATACTTATAAGACGTACGCGGCAATGAGACCAAGTACTGTTTTAAATGAAATTATTGATGGAATATAA
- a CDS encoding alpha/beta hydrolase: MDQKDLTIILVHGAWGDGSHWQYVIPSLAKAGYKVRSVQNPLTTLQDDIDKTKDLIDAQEGKVLLVGHSYGGAVISGAGNHDKVVGLVYIAAFAPDAGDSLGSLLGRRESPGGASIYPDSKGFLWIKYDEFQSAFCQDLDDEKALVMSLSQKPIHSQCFGDTAGEPAWKTKPSWYQISQQDRMIPAETEKEMAERMNPKKIISLDAGHASLASHPNEVTQLILEAAAAL, translated from the coding sequence ATGGATCAAAAAGATTTAACCATTATTTTGGTACACGGAGCCTGGGGAGACGGTTCTCATTGGCAGTATGTTATCCCTTCTCTTGCGAAAGCGGGATATAAAGTAAGAAGTGTTCAAAATCCGCTGACTACCCTCCAGGATGATATTGATAAAACAAAAGATTTAATAGATGCCCAGGAAGGGAAAGTGTTATTGGTAGGACATTCCTATGGAGGCGCTGTAATTTCAGGAGCTGGAAATCATGATAAAGTTGTAGGGTTGGTTTATATTGCGGCTTTTGCGCCAGATGCCGGAGACAGTTTAGGTTCTTTGTTAGGAAGAAGGGAATCCCCGGGAGGAGCAAGTATCTATCCAGACAGCAAAGGCTTTTTATGGATTAAGTATGATGAATTCCAATCTGCTTTTTGTCAGGATTTAGATGATGAAAAAGCTTTGGTAATGTCATTGTCTCAAAAGCCAATTCATAGTCAATGTTTCGGAGATACAGCGGGTGAGCCTGCCTGGAAAACAAAACCCAGCTGGTATCAGATTTCACAACAGGATCGGATGATACCTGCTGAAACAGAAAAGGAAATGGCAGAACGCATGAATCCAAAAAAAATAATTTCTTTAGATGCGGGACATGCTTCATTAGCATCCCATCCAAATGAAGTTACACAATTGATCTTAGAGGCTGCGGCAGCACTTTAA
- a CDS encoding alpha/beta fold hydrolase, with amino-acid sequence MNPREKGYKTVNGIEMYYEIYGSGKPLVLIHGGGSSILFDFKEVISRLESQFQLIGIDLQNHGLSEHRDTPETFEQDAHDVAALLKELKIEKAFFLGFSNGGNTVMQIGHLYPGMVEKLIIASSFFKRTGMIDGFFEAMDEATLDSMPEPLKINFLELNPDFSKLENMFEKDSKRMQTFKDWDEDVIRSLHFPTLFISGDKDVMKPEHVIEMWRLAPKSQVMILPATHGSYLMADFEGNVDKNLIDLTMNEVVKFLNN; translated from the coding sequence ATGAATCCTAGAGAAAAAGGCTATAAAACAGTCAATGGAATCGAGATGTATTATGAGATTTATGGTTCCGGAAAACCTCTGGTTTTAATCCATGGTGGCGGATCTTCAATTTTATTTGATTTCAAGGAAGTTATTTCAAGACTGGAATCCCAATTTCAGCTTATAGGAATTGATTTACAGAATCATGGACTGAGTGAACACCGGGATACTCCTGAAACTTTCGAACAGGATGCTCATGATGTAGCTGCTCTTTTAAAAGAATTAAAAATTGAAAAAGCTTTCTTTCTTGGATTCAGTAACGGGGGAAATACCGTAATGCAGATCGGACATCTTTATCCGGGAATGGTAGAAAAACTGATTATAGCATCATCATTTTTCAAAAGAACCGGGATGATAGATGGTTTTTTTGAAGCTATGGATGAAGCTACCTTAGATTCCATGCCAGAACCTCTTAAAATTAATTTTTTAGAATTGAATCCTGATTTTTCAAAACTTGAAAATATGTTTGAGAAAGACAGCAAAAGGATGCAGACTTTTAAAGATTGGGACGAAGATGTTATAAGATCGCTGCATTTTCCTACATTATTTATTTCCGGAGATAAGGATGTCATGAAACCAGAACATGTTATTGAAATGTGGCGTCTGGCTCCAAAATCCCAGGTAATGATCCTTCCGGCGACTCATGGCTCTTATTTGATGGCCGATTTCGAAGGAAATGTAGATAAAAACTTAATAGATCTGACTATGAATGAAGTTGTAAAATTTTTAAATAATTAA
- a CDS encoding VOC family protein, which translates to MKVNQIYVNLPVKNVEETRAFWTKLGFEINEQFTDEKAVCVVMKEDNIYVMFLAEEFLKTFTDRPVAKGDTTQVLLAIGVNSREEVDHMVNTALANGGSKYSDSMDHGWMYQSAFADLNGHQWEVMFADMSKFPTE; encoded by the coding sequence ATGAAAGTCAATCAAATTTATGTCAACCTTCCGGTAAAAAACGTTGAAGAGACAAGAGCATTCTGGACCAAACTGGGTTTTGAAATCAACGAGCAGTTTACAGATGAAAAAGCAGTTTGTGTGGTGATGAAAGAAGATAATATCTATGTTATGTTCTTAGCCGAAGAATTTTTAAAAACCTTTACCGACAGACCGGTTGCAAAAGGTGATACCACCCAGGTGCTTCTTGCAATAGGTGTCAATAGCCGGGAAGAGGTAGACCATATGGTGAACACAGCACTGGCCAACGGAGGTTCAAAGTACAGCGATTCTATGGATCACGGATGGATGTATCAGAGTGCTTTTGCTGATCTGAACGGTCATCAATGGGAAGTTATGTTTGCAGACATGTCCAAATTTCCAACGGAATAG
- a CDS encoding winged helix-turn-helix transcriptional regulator, giving the protein MERDQTEELRALQDTLYFIGGKWRIPIINAICNGNRRFREIERSIPGITTRMLSKELKDMEMNKLVTRNVYPDTPVLIEYIPTDYCRTFGKIIMEMINWGREHRKVIVEGD; this is encoded by the coding sequence ATGGAAAGAGATCAGACAGAAGAACTTAGGGCATTACAGGATACCTTGTATTTTATAGGCGGAAAATGGCGGATTCCGATTATCAATGCCATTTGTAATGGTAACAGGCGTTTCCGTGAAATTGAACGAAGTATTCCGGGTATAACGACAAGAATGCTTTCAAAAGAACTAAAAGATATGGAGATGAATAAGCTGGTGACCAGAAATGTATATCCGGATACTCCGGTTTTAATAGAATATATACCGACAGATTACTGCAGAACGTTTGGTAAGATTATTATGGAGATGATCAATTGGGGTAGGGAACATAGGAAGGTGATTGTGGAAGGTGATTGA
- a CDS encoding VOC family protein gives MVRRIVANIKTEDLSHADHFYHDILGLEIIMDHGWIKTFGNDEESKVQISFAVQGGNDTPVPDLSIEVDDVDTIYEKIKKSGFEITYDLKDEDWGVRRFFVRDPFGKLINILSHQ, from the coding sequence ATGGTCAGAAGAATTGTCGCTAACATCAAAACAGAAGATCTGTCTCACGCAGATCATTTTTATCATGATATTTTAGGTCTTGAGATTATCATGGATCATGGCTGGATCAAAACATTTGGAAATGATGAAGAGTCGAAAGTTCAGATCAGTTTTGCAGTACAGGGCGGAAATGATACTCCGGTTCCAGATCTTTCTATTGAGGTAGATGATGTGGATACTATCTATGAGAAAATCAAAAAATCCGGATTTGAAATTACTTATGACCTAAAGGATGAAGACTGGGGGGTACGCAGGTTCTTTGTCAGAGATCCATTTGGAAAATTAATTAATATCCTTTCACACCAATAA
- a CDS encoding glyoxalase superfamily protein has protein sequence MKAEQIIPILRIFDYRKTIEFYVDWLGFEITFEHRFEDHTPVYMEVKKENIILHLNEHHGDSTPGSSVFIWGEGVAEYHKELIDKKYKYNRPGLEKTFYDAVSFTVNDPFGNKIIFNEKYNEERHRDIEFYSVD, from the coding sequence ATGAAAGCAGAACAAATTATACCCATTCTGAGAATTTTTGATTATCGGAAAACCATAGAATTTTATGTCGATTGGCTGGGCTTTGAGATCACATTTGAACATCGTTTTGAAGATCATACTCCTGTTTATATGGAAGTGAAAAAAGAAAATATTATTCTTCATTTAAATGAACATCATGGAGACTCAACCCCTGGAAGTAGTGTTTTCATCTGGGGAGAAGGAGTAGCAGAATATCATAAAGAACTGATTGATAAGAAATACAAGTACAACAGACCCGGGCTGGAAAAGACATTTTATGACGCCGTGTCATTCACTGTTAATGATCCTTTTGGAAATAAGATTATTTTTAATGAGAAATATAATGAAGAAAGACATAGGGACATTGAATTTTATTCAGTTGATTGA
- a CDS encoding heme-binding domain-containing protein: protein MDSVKKKRTVKPLAILLIAILGTFAGLQLYNPPIEGKPVTGTIEAPHEVVEILERSCFNCHSNEQKLSWYDQLAPLSWAVKKDVDRAREVMNFSEWSQVSPGEHKGRMYSILNMMQAGKMPLHEYTLLHASAKISAKDIEVIRKYTLSLSGKGPASVNKEIKDAHQEIKFASSASKTFPVSPNGVQYTPEFKNWKVISMSTLFDNSIRVIYGNDTAVKAVETENFHPWPDGSIVVKAVWKQSESPDGEIRPGEFINAQFMVKDSKKYTDTEGWGFAKFSGKDLHPTGKTASFAKESCIACHRQLAEPTGYLFDVPMKVNTKSLIEKLQKK from the coding sequence ATGGATTCAGTAAAGAAAAAGAGAACAGTAAAACCCCTGGCAATACTACTTATAGCCATTCTGGGAACCTTTGCAGGGTTACAGCTTTATAACCCACCAATTGAAGGCAAACCGGTAACCGGTACTATAGAAGCACCTCATGAGGTCGTCGAAATTCTGGAAAGATCTTGCTTCAACTGTCATTCTAATGAGCAAAAATTAAGCTGGTATGATCAGCTGGCTCCTCTATCATGGGCAGTGAAAAAAGACGTTGACAGAGCAAGAGAAGTAATGAATTTTTCAGAGTGGTCACAAGTATCTCCCGGAGAGCATAAAGGCAGAATGTATTCGATATTGAATATGATGCAGGCCGGTAAAATGCCTCTGCATGAGTATACTTTACTGCACGCATCAGCAAAAATTTCAGCGAAAGATATTGAAGTTATCAGAAAATATACGCTATCACTTTCAGGAAAGGGCCCGGCTTCTGTAAATAAAGAAATAAAAGATGCCCATCAGGAAATAAAGTTTGCTTCTTCAGCTTCTAAAACTTTTCCTGTATCACCTAATGGAGTGCAATACACCCCGGAATTTAAAAACTGGAAAGTGATCAGCATGAGTACATTATTTGACAATTCTATCCGTGTAATTTACGGAAATGATACAGCTGTAAAAGCTGTTGAAACCGAAAATTTTCATCCGTGGCCTGATGGCAGTATTGTAGTAAAAGCAGTATGGAAACAAAGCGAATCTCCTGATGGAGAAATCAGACCGGGTGAATTTATCAATGCCCAGTTTATGGTAAAAGATTCAAAAAAATATACAGATACCGAAGGTTGGGGATTTGCTAAATTTTCCGGTAAGGATCTTCATCCCACAGGAAAAACCGCATCATTTGCAAAAGAATCATGCATTGCCTGTCATCGTCAGCTGGCAGAGCCTACCGGATATTTATTTGATGTCCCAATGAAAGTAAACACAAAAAGTCTAATCGAAAAATTACAGAAAAAATGA